The following coding sequences are from one Anguilla rostrata isolate EN2019 chromosome 16, ASM1855537v3, whole genome shotgun sequence window:
- the mpi gene encoding mannose-6-phosphate isomerase isoform X1: MEEVKVFPLACAVQKYAWGKVGLNSEVAKLVLGGDPLAVIEDDQPYAELWMGAHPKGDALIKDNRISQRTLGQWIADYPGCLGSKVKDTFQGQLPFLFKVLSVNNALSIQAHPNRDLAARLHAQFPEHYPDSNHKPEMAIALTPFEGLCGFRPVEEIIGFLKSVPEFHALVGNAAAEELQSSMGDAGRQSLALKKCFTRMMNCEKKVFVDQLNMLVKRVSEEGAAGKDTSSSNGELLLRLHSQFPGDIGCFSIYFLNRVMLQPGEAMFLGANEPHAYLFGDCIECMACSDNTVRAGLTPKFIDVSTLCEMLNYSPAPASSKIFPSVQDPSDPCVFLYDPPVPDFTVMRIEVPGSVKQYTVAPVDCAGILLVVQGEATATTAGSLSDMALRRGSVLFISANESVALHITSPSGMTLFRACCLL; this comes from the exons ATGGAGGAAGTGAAAG tATTCCCACTGGCATGTGCGGTTCAAAAATATGCTTGGGGAAAAGTGGGGCTAAACAGTGAAGTGGCTAAACTTGTTCTTGGAGGGGACCCACTGGCTGTAATTGAAGATGACCAACCATACGCTGAG CTGTGGATGGGTGCTCACCCCAAAGGAGATGCTCTCATCAAAGACAATAGGATATCACAGCGGACACTGGGCCAGTGGATAGCAGATTATCCTGGATGcttggggtcaaaggtcaaagacACCTTCCAAGGCCAGCTGCCCTTTCTCTTCAAGGTCCTTTCTGTAAACAATGCACTTTCCATCCAGGCCCATCCTAACAGG GACTTGGCAGCCAGGCTACACGCTCAGTTTCCTGAGCACTACCCTGACAGTAACCACAAGCCTGAGATGGCCATTGCTCTGACACCCTTTGAAGGTCTGTGTGGCTTCCGACCTGTTGAAGAGATCATAGGATTTCTGAAAT CCGTGCCGGAGTTCCACGCCCTGGTGGGCAACGCAGCGGCGGAGGAGCTGCAGAGCAGCATGGGGGACGCGGGCCGCCAGTCGCTCGCCCTCAAAAAGTGCTTCACCAGGATGATGAACTGCGAGAAGAAAGTGTTTGTGGACCAGCTCAACATGCTGGTGAAGAGAGTGTCTGAGGAAG GGGCTGCAGGGAAGGACACATCAAGCAGTAATGGTGAACTGTTGCTACGGCTACACTCACAGTTTCCTGGTGACATCGGGTGCTTCTCCATCTACTTCCTGAACCGAGTGATGCTTCAGCCAGGGGAGGCCATGTTCCTGGGTGCCAATGAACCACATGCCTACCTGTTTGGAG ACTGCATTGAATGCATGGCCTGCTCGGACAACACAGTGCGCGCGGGCCTGACTCCCAAGTTCATCGATGTCAGCACGCTATGCGAGATGCTCAACtacagccccgcccctgctAGCAGCAAAATCTTTCCCTCTGTCCAGGACCCATCGGACCCCTGCGTCTTCCTGTATGACCCCCCCGTACCAGACTTCACTGTCATGAGGATAGAG GTGCCTGGCTCGGTGAAGCAGTACACGGTGGCTCCAGTGGACTGTGCCGGCATCCTGCTGGTGGTGCAGGGTGAGGCCACCGCCACCACGGCCGGTTCCCTCTCCGACATGGCTCTGAGGCGGGGCTCAGTGCTCTTCATCTCGGCCAATGAGAGCGTGGCCCTGCACATCACCTCTCCCTCTGGCATGACGCTGTTCCGAGCCTGCTGCCTCTTATAG
- the mpi gene encoding mannose-6-phosphate isomerase isoform X2 yields MGAHPKGDALIKDNRISQRTLGQWIADYPGCLGSKVKDTFQGQLPFLFKVLSVNNALSIQAHPNRDLAARLHAQFPEHYPDSNHKPEMAIALTPFEGLCGFRPVEEIIGFLKSVPEFHALVGNAAAEELQSSMGDAGRQSLALKKCFTRMMNCEKKVFVDQLNMLVKRVSEEGAAGKDTSSSNGELLLRLHSQFPGDIGCFSIYFLNRVMLQPGEAMFLGANEPHAYLFGDCIECMACSDNTVRAGLTPKFIDVSTLCEMLNYSPAPASSKIFPSVQDPSDPCVFLYDPPVPDFTVMRIEVPGSVKQYTVAPVDCAGILLVVQGEATATTAGSLSDMALRRGSVLFISANESVALHITSPSGMTLFRACCLL; encoded by the exons ATGGGTGCTCACCCCAAAGGAGATGCTCTCATCAAAGACAATAGGATATCACAGCGGACACTGGGCCAGTGGATAGCAGATTATCCTGGATGcttggggtcaaaggtcaaagacACCTTCCAAGGCCAGCTGCCCTTTCTCTTCAAGGTCCTTTCTGTAAACAATGCACTTTCCATCCAGGCCCATCCTAACAGG GACTTGGCAGCCAGGCTACACGCTCAGTTTCCTGAGCACTACCCTGACAGTAACCACAAGCCTGAGATGGCCATTGCTCTGACACCCTTTGAAGGTCTGTGTGGCTTCCGACCTGTTGAAGAGATCATAGGATTTCTGAAAT CCGTGCCGGAGTTCCACGCCCTGGTGGGCAACGCAGCGGCGGAGGAGCTGCAGAGCAGCATGGGGGACGCGGGCCGCCAGTCGCTCGCCCTCAAAAAGTGCTTCACCAGGATGATGAACTGCGAGAAGAAAGTGTTTGTGGACCAGCTCAACATGCTGGTGAAGAGAGTGTCTGAGGAAG GGGCTGCAGGGAAGGACACATCAAGCAGTAATGGTGAACTGTTGCTACGGCTACACTCACAGTTTCCTGGTGACATCGGGTGCTTCTCCATCTACTTCCTGAACCGAGTGATGCTTCAGCCAGGGGAGGCCATGTTCCTGGGTGCCAATGAACCACATGCCTACCTGTTTGGAG ACTGCATTGAATGCATGGCCTGCTCGGACAACACAGTGCGCGCGGGCCTGACTCCCAAGTTCATCGATGTCAGCACGCTATGCGAGATGCTCAACtacagccccgcccctgctAGCAGCAAAATCTTTCCCTCTGTCCAGGACCCATCGGACCCCTGCGTCTTCCTGTATGACCCCCCCGTACCAGACTTCACTGTCATGAGGATAGAG GTGCCTGGCTCGGTGAAGCAGTACACGGTGGCTCCAGTGGACTGTGCCGGCATCCTGCTGGTGGTGCAGGGTGAGGCCACCGCCACCACGGCCGGTTCCCTCTCCGACATGGCTCTGAGGCGGGGCTCAGTGCTCTTCATCTCGGCCAATGAGAGCGTGGCCCTGCACATCACCTCTCCCTCTGGCATGACGCTGTTCCGAGCCTGCTGCCTCTTATAG